From the Montipora capricornis isolate CH-2021 chromosome 2, ASM3666992v2, whole genome shotgun sequence genome, one window contains:
- the LOC138038512 gene encoding bifunctional peptidase and arginyl-hydroxylase JMJD5-like codes for MDSLKTFLFIILLELLSFSRLDGHEPFSDHFKSNSCENQYSETCQSGKNGITTEEMFRHGHMKPFGSHRPPDFIVEELPYMISPQDFYMNYVAKHKPVVFKGAVKYWPAYMKWTDEYLNSTYGNETFKMETRDDDKWNIPPNMKLHEFLNQYNYSDRYLVDEVLPDMRKDVILPLCLRCEEMSSYFFVSYFWMSTGETSSSIHIDTDENLLCVIRGHKVVLLVSPIYSMYLYSDKSRVLGVSDINPRAVDLEKYPDVMKVRYQQAIVEEGDIIYIPQMWWHQVVSRPERQQAVALWWKSKPSVKKNGRLATPLKGDDTNREKYSFGNILAQYEMWVQDVSDSVERLTCKEQQKFMSEYQFETDKVEDAPRTLGDGGHLEEELGLNSDEIDKIEGLLLPDLVPCNFDYNNEKCPCRYQPCIEDEEDLRCVKYSLDYCVHYEDRGCVIMLPHMMNKLSASDYQQIKQTPSEFLPDL; via the exons ATGGATTCCTTAaagacttttctttttattatactCCTCGAGTTGTTATCTTTCTCACGCCTTGATGGCCATGAGCCATTTTCAGACCATTTCAAGTCAAATTCTTGTGAAAATCAGTATAGTGAAACATGTCAAAGTGGCAAGAATGGTATTACAACAGAGGAGATGTTCAGACATGGTCACATGAAGCCCTTTGGGTCACACCGTCCTCCAGATTTCATTGTTGAGGAACTCCCCTACATGATTTCCCCACAGGACTTCTATATGAATTATGTGGCAAAGCATAAGCCAGTTGTTTTCAAAG GTGCAGTGAAATACTGGCCTGCGTACATGAAGTGGACTGATGAGTACCTGAACTCAACATACGGCAATGAAACCTTCAAGATGGAGACCAGGGATGATGACAAATGGAACATTCCACCAAACATGAAACTCCATGAATTTCTAAATCAGTACAACTATTCAGATCGCTATTTGGTCGACGAAGTCCTCCCAGATATGAGGAAAGATGTAATACTCCCTTTGTGCCTTCGTTGCGAAGAAATGAGCTCTTacttttttgtttcatatttttggATGAGCACTGGTGAAACATCTTCATCCATCCATATTGACACGGATGAAAATCTTCTGTGCGTCATACGTGGACACAAGGTTGTACTCTTGGTGTCACCAATATATTCAATGTATCTGTACTCTGACAAATCAAGAGTTCTGGGTGTGTCTGATATCAACCCCAGGGCTGTAGACCTTGAGAAATATCCTGATGTTATGAAGGTCCGATATCAGCAGGCAATAGTGGAGGAAGGAGATATCATCTATATTCCACAGATGTGGTGGCATCAAGTTGTTTCCAG ACCCGAGCGTCAACAGGCTGTGGCCTTGTGGTGGAAATCAAAGCCTTCAGTGAAAAAGAACGGACGTCTTGCAACTCCCTTGAAGGGCGATGATACGAACAGAG aaaaatattcttttgggaacATCTTAGCCCAGTACGAAATGTGGGTGCAGGATGTGAGTGACAGTGTTGaaagacttacctgtaaggaACAGCAGAAGTTTATGAGCGAGTATCAGTTTGAAACAGATAAAGTTGAGGACGCACCGAGAACTCTTGGAGATGGAGGACACTTGGAAGAG GAACTGGGCTTGAATTCAGATGAAATAGATAAGATAGAAGGTCTGCTGCTCCCTGATTTGGTTCCATGCAATTTTGACTACAACAATGAAAAATGCCCGTGTCGATACCAGCCGTGCATAGAAGATGAAGAGGACCTTAGATGTGTGAAATACTCTCTGGACTATTGTGTGCATTATGAAGATCGAGGGTGTGTAATTATGCTTCCACATATGATGAACAAGCTTAGCGCCTCTGATTATCAGCAAATAAAGCAAACACCTTCCGAGTTTTTACCAGATTTGTAA